In Dasypus novemcinctus isolate mDasNov1 chromosome 23, mDasNov1.1.hap2, whole genome shotgun sequence, the following proteins share a genomic window:
- the LOC101425837 gene encoding zinc finger protein 688 isoform X2 — protein MRTPESLAASPCFLEAPQLRSDAEAGRSPGRERPPCGLQPMKPESRRRWPRGRGGRGSRLGGPRAPPLATLLAQRPGETGPGCKEPGAVSFADVAVYFSREEWGYLQPAQRALYRDVMRETFGHLDALGDAQKKKKEEPQEEPEAEGPIEIPGNELPEKLVKHKPDPTPSKASARAQPPAKAAWDQSTGAQPRAPVPDGDAQARQRRYACPECGRRFTYPSLLINHRRIHSGERPFPCPECGMRFKRKFTVEAHKWIHRSCSGGRRGRRPGIRAVPWAPAPGHRDPPVLFRHYPDIFEECG, from the exons ATGAGAACCCCAGAATCCCTAGCAGCCAGTCCCTGCTTCTTGGAGGCACCCCAACTGCGTTCGGACGCCGAGGCTGGGCGGAGCCCCGGCAGGGAGCGCCCTCCCTGTGGACTGCAACCGATGAAGCCGGAGTCACGAAGACGATGGCCCCGAGGAAGAGGCGGCCGCGGCTCGAGACTGGGCGGCCCCAGGGCGCCGCCCCTGGCCACTCTCCTGGCGCAGAGACCGGGAGAGACCGGGCCTGGTTGCAAGGAGCCGGGGGCCGTGAGCTTCGCGGACGTGGCCGTGTACTTCTCCCGGGAGGAATGGGGGTATCTGCAGCCGGCGCAGAGGGCCCTGTACCGGGACGTGATGCGGGAGACCTTCGGCCACCTGGACGCGCTCG GCGATgcccaaaaaaagaagaaagaggaacccCAGGAAGAGCCAGAAGCGGAGGGACCCATAGAGATTCCTGGGAATGAGCTGCCTGAGAAGCTGGTTAAACACAAGCCTGACCCGACTCCCAGCAAGGCCTCGGCGAGAGCACAGCCACCCGCGAAAGCTGCGTGGGACCAGTCAACCGGTGCGCAGCCCCGGGCGCCGGTGCCGGACGGGGACGCTCAGGCCCGCCAGCGGCGCTATGCGTGTCCAGAATGCGGCCGCCGCTTCACCTACCCCTCGCTGCTCATCAACCACCGGCGCATCCACTCGGGGGAGcggcccttcccctgccctgagTGCGGCATGCGCTTCAAGAGGAAGTTCACGGTGGAAGCGCATAAGTGGATCCACCGCTCTTGCTccggggggcggcggggccggAGGCCTGGGATCCGGGCTGTGCCTTGGGCGCCGGCTCCGGGCCACCGCGACCCTCCTGTGCTCTTCCGACACTACCCGGACATCTTTGAGGAGTGCGGATGA
- the LOC101425837 gene encoding zinc finger protein 688 isoform X1, translating to MRTPESLAASPCFLEAPQLRSDAEAGRSPGRERPPCGLQPMKPESRRRWPRGRGGRGSRLGGPRAPPLATLLAQRPGETGPGCKEPGAVSFADVAVYFSREEWGYLQPAQRALYRDVMRETFGHLDALGFPGPKPALISWMEQEIVAWSPAAQEPEEGENLGGARRGDAQKKKKEEPQEEPEAEGPIEIPGNELPEKLVKHKPDPTPSKASARAQPPAKAAWDQSTGAQPRAPVPDGDAQARQRRYACPECGRRFTYPSLLINHRRIHSGERPFPCPECGMRFKRKFTVEAHKWIHRSCSGGRRGRRPGIRAVPWAPAPGHRDPPVLFRHYPDIFEECG from the exons ATGAGAACCCCAGAATCCCTAGCAGCCAGTCCCTGCTTCTTGGAGGCACCCCAACTGCGTTCGGACGCCGAGGCTGGGCGGAGCCCCGGCAGGGAGCGCCCTCCCTGTGGACTGCAACCGATGAAGCCGGAGTCACGAAGACGATGGCCCCGAGGAAGAGGCGGCCGCGGCTCGAGACTGGGCGGCCCCAGGGCGCCGCCCCTGGCCACTCTCCTGGCGCAGAGACCGGGAGAGACCGGGCCTGGTTGCAAGGAGCCGGGGGCCGTGAGCTTCGCGGACGTGGCCGTGTACTTCTCCCGGGAGGAATGGGGGTATCTGCAGCCGGCGCAGAGGGCCCTGTACCGGGACGTGATGCGGGAGACCTTCGGCCACCTGGACGCGCTCG GATTCCCTGGTCCCAAACCAGCCCTCATCTCTTGGATGGAACAGGAGATTGTGGCTTGGAGCCCCGCCGCCCAGGAGCCTGAGGAGGGGGAAAACCTGGGAGGAGCTCGGAGAG GCGATgcccaaaaaaagaagaaagaggaacccCAGGAAGAGCCAGAAGCGGAGGGACCCATAGAGATTCCTGGGAATGAGCTGCCTGAGAAGCTGGTTAAACACAAGCCTGACCCGACTCCCAGCAAGGCCTCGGCGAGAGCACAGCCACCCGCGAAAGCTGCGTGGGACCAGTCAACCGGTGCGCAGCCCCGGGCGCCGGTGCCGGACGGGGACGCTCAGGCCCGCCAGCGGCGCTATGCGTGTCCAGAATGCGGCCGCCGCTTCACCTACCCCTCGCTGCTCATCAACCACCGGCGCATCCACTCGGGGGAGcggcccttcccctgccctgagTGCGGCATGCGCTTCAAGAGGAAGTTCACGGTGGAAGCGCATAAGTGGATCCACCGCTCTTGCTccggggggcggcggggccggAGGCCTGGGATCCGGGCTGTGCCTTGGGCGCCGGCTCCGGGCCACCGCGACCCTCCTGTGCTCTTCCGACACTACCCGGACATCTTTGAGGAGTGCGGATGA